One Echinicola strongylocentroti DNA window includes the following coding sequences:
- a CDS encoding RNA polymerase sigma factor: MKTFFEAYIWSLRSKLYRMAYLWLKNRDEAEDAVQEALEKAWQQRELLQKMDNPTGWMVRVVKNQSLQKLREKKKWVVMESEDSLPEIAVDEVEEVSPTVRLVFKFLKELPEKQQEVFQLREVEGLTYEEIAEYMEISMEQVKVNMFRARKKLQSFLTNQPK; encoded by the coding sequence ATGAAGACTTTTTTTGAAGCATATATCTGGTCCTTGCGAAGCAAGCTTTACCGCATGGCCTATCTCTGGCTAAAGAACCGGGATGAGGCCGAGGATGCGGTGCAAGAAGCTTTGGAGAAAGCTTGGCAACAACGAGAGCTGCTTCAAAAAATGGACAACCCCACCGGGTGGATGGTGCGAGTGGTGAAGAACCAAAGCTTGCAGAAGCTCAGGGAAAAGAAAAAGTGGGTAGTGATGGAGTCAGAAGACTCCTTGCCGGAAATAGCAGTCGATGAGGTGGAAGAGGTTTCTCCAACGGTAAGGCTCGTCTTTAAGTTTCTGAAGGAGCTTCCCGAAAAGCAGCAGGAAGTTTTTCAGCTTAGGGAAGTAGAAGGGCTGACATACGAAGAAATCGCCGAATACATGGAAATCTCCATGGAGCAAGTGAAGGTGAATATGTTCAGGGCGCGGAAAAAGCTGCAATCGTTTTTAACAAATCAACCGAAATGA
- a CDS encoding 4Fe-4S dicluster domain-containing protein, translating into MSILPQVIFLVIFAAAGYVLYRRISFLKRNIMLGKKEERNDQPGERWKTMLLVAFGQQKMFKRWLPAFLHFLVYAGFIIINLEVAEFIIDGFTGQHRIFAPFLGGFYTFAMNAFEFLAVGVLVACVVFLIRRNITKVPRLTMKELKGWPAMDANLILIIEICLMMAILKMNAADQLLASRGVGHYTQLGTLFFSSLLKPFFEGFSTSFLIFTERAAWWFHIVGILSFAIYVTYSKHLHIFLAFPNTWYSKLQPKGEMTNMPEVTNEVNMMLGIPTEGAQEPPAEIGRFGAKDVNDLSWINVMNAYSCTECGRCTAECPANITGKKLSPRKIMMDVRDRAEEVGKSLDAGGKGLEDGKSLLGDYTTAEEINACTSCNACVEACPVNIDPLSIILQMRRYVAMEESGSPAQWNAMFQNMETSFSPWKFAPTDRFNWAESVKDEEIK; encoded by the coding sequence ATGAGTATTTTACCTCAGGTAATTTTTCTCGTGATTTTTGCCGCTGCAGGATATGTACTTTACAGGAGGATTTCCTTTCTGAAAAGAAATATCATGTTGGGCAAAAAGGAAGAAAGAAATGATCAGCCAGGAGAACGATGGAAGACCATGCTATTGGTCGCTTTTGGCCAGCAGAAGATGTTTAAACGATGGTTGCCCGCATTCCTGCACTTTCTCGTATATGCAGGGTTTATCATTATCAATTTGGAAGTAGCCGAATTTATCATAGATGGATTCACAGGCCAGCACCGCATTTTTGCTCCTTTCTTAGGTGGCTTTTACACGTTTGCCATGAATGCATTTGAGTTCTTGGCGGTCGGTGTCCTAGTAGCATGTGTGGTCTTTTTGATCAGGAGAAATATCACGAAAGTTCCTCGTCTGACCATGAAAGAACTTAAGGGATGGCCGGCCATGGACGCCAACCTGATCCTGATCATTGAAATCTGCCTGATGATGGCCATTCTTAAAATGAATGCGGCCGATCAGCTCTTGGCATCAAGAGGAGTGGGACATTACACCCAGTTGGGCACCCTCTTTTTCAGCAGCTTGCTGAAGCCGTTTTTTGAAGGATTCAGCACCTCCTTTCTTATTTTCACCGAAAGGGCAGCCTGGTGGTTCCACATTGTGGGAATATTGAGCTTTGCGATTTACGTCACCTATTCCAAGCACCTGCATATTTTCCTAGCATTCCCCAACACTTGGTACTCCAAGCTCCAGCCCAAAGGTGAAATGACCAATATGCCCGAGGTCACCAATGAAGTCAACATGATGCTGGGCATCCCCACAGAAGGCGCCCAGGAACCACCTGCAGAAATTGGCCGTTTTGGTGCCAAAGATGTAAATGACCTCAGTTGGATCAACGTTATGAACGCCTACTCCTGTACAGAGTGTGGCCGGTGTACTGCCGAATGCCCTGCCAATATCACAGGCAAAAAGCTCTCGCCACGTAAAATCATGATGGATGTCAGGGATAGGGCAGAAGAAGTCGGAAAAAGCCTAGACGCCGGTGGCAAAGGCCTGGAAGATGGCAAAAGTCTCTTGGGCGACTACACCACTGCGGAAGAGATCAATGCCTGCACCAGCTGCAATGCCTGTGTGGAAGCTTGCCCGGTAAACATCGACCCATTATCGATCATTCTGCAAATGCGACGCTACGTGGCGATGGAAGAAAGTGGCTCTCCTGCCCAATGGAATGCCATGTTCCAAAACATGGAAACCAGCTTCTCACCATGGAAATTTGCCCCTACCGACCGCTTCAACTGGGCGGAGTCTGTCAAGGATGAAGAAATAAAGTAA
- a CDS encoding (Fe-S)-binding protein, producing MSNYKVPTMAEMAASGESPEILFWVGCAGSFDDRYKAVTQAFVKILNKVGVSFAVLGPEETCTGDPARRAGNEFLFQMQAVANIQVLNGYNIKKMVTACPHCFNTIKNEYPALGGKYEVIHHSQFLQSLINDGKIVMKGGGEFKGKKITFHDSCYLGRANNVYEAPREIIKALDVELVEMKRCRTKGLCCGAGGAQMFKEPEPGKKDVNVERTEEALGTGASTIAVGCPFCLTMMADGVKNKEKENEVKVVDLAELIAKDQGLE from the coding sequence ATGTCAAATTACAAAGTACCCACCATGGCCGAAATGGCAGCCTCCGGAGAATCACCGGAAATCCTCTTTTGGGTGGGCTGCGCTGGGTCATTTGATGATCGGTACAAAGCCGTTACCCAGGCTTTCGTTAAGATCCTCAACAAAGTCGGTGTCAGTTTTGCCGTCTTGGGACCTGAAGAAACATGCACCGGAGACCCAGCAAGAAGAGCTGGAAATGAGTTCCTTTTCCAAATGCAGGCCGTGGCCAATATCCAAGTACTGAACGGCTACAATATCAAAAAAATGGTAACGGCCTGCCCACACTGCTTTAACACCATCAAAAACGAATACCCGGCACTCGGAGGAAAATACGAAGTCATCCACCACAGCCAATTCCTCCAATCACTTATCAACGACGGCAAAATCGTTATGAAAGGCGGCGGGGAATTCAAAGGTAAAAAAATCACTTTCCACGACTCCTGTTACCTCGGTAGGGCCAACAATGTCTATGAAGCCCCCAGGGAAATCATTAAGGCCTTGGACGTGGAATTGGTGGAGATGAAGCGGTGTCGCACCAAGGGACTTTGCTGCGGTGCCGGTGGTGCACAGATGTTCAAAGAACCCGAACCCGGCAAAAAAGACGTCAATGTGGAGCGCACCGAAGAAGCACTCGGGACTGGCGCATCTACCATCGCCGTAGGCTGTCCATTCTGCTTGACCATGATGGCCGATGGTGTCAAAAACAAAGAAAAAGAAAACGAGGTGAAGGTCGTTGACTTGGCCGAACTCATCGCAAAAGACCAGGGGCTGGAATAG
- a CDS encoding OmpA family protein: MMKNCFLSSLFIFLFLVGCTSLQQKGENQFAAGEYQLAIGTFSKVLTDNPDDSDANYFVAESYRLSNRIEDALPYYDKLLEEEGSFENYMKKAKSLHDQGEYEEAAAAYQQAKEHTTSDSLLALADMGAENMAKIEEITDYWPYHELQNYELLNTSGIDYAPVVSEDFLYFTSSRRASGMYPATGQGYTKLFRARANGVKVDVQNVQPLPEFQNEENLNQGAITISPDGNTIIYARGNSLSKKDLPEVNLFISYFRGAGFTDPIWMPVNEDETYWNSTPAFSIDGEELYFASNRPGGYGGIDLYKATKLANGDFGNAKNLGPEINTPGNEMFPRPMGEQLYFASDGHPGFGKLDLFVAEAKDGNTNITNLGKNINSISDDFGIFFTNFPKEGFLTSNREGGVGDDDIYYFQDNTPKPKVVNVFLNVNTLQKTAQGETVLPSARVALYDSTKQTVGGDFSNEQGRLRFKLEPNADFTLIASKNGYFTKSIPYSTVGKTPAQEDLIQDVTNVTLDTTIVLDKLELEKAIVLENIYYDLDKADIRPDAAVELDKLVKILQDNPEIKIELSSHTDSRASDEYNRDLSQRRAQSAVDYIISQGIAEDRLVAKGYGEDQPVIENAQTEEEHQRNRRTEFKVIEIEE, encoded by the coding sequence ATGATGAAAAATTGTTTTCTGAGTTCTCTTTTTATCTTCCTTTTTTTGGTAGGATGCACCAGTTTACAACAAAAAGGAGAAAACCAATTTGCTGCTGGTGAATACCAATTAGCGATTGGCACTTTTTCGAAGGTACTTACTGATAACCCAGATGACAGTGATGCCAACTACTTTGTTGCCGAAAGTTATCGGCTGTCCAACCGCATCGAAGACGCCCTTCCTTACTATGATAAGCTATTGGAAGAGGAAGGCTCTTTCGAAAATTACATGAAAAAAGCCAAGAGCTTACATGATCAGGGAGAATACGAAGAGGCCGCAGCAGCTTATCAGCAGGCCAAAGAACACACCACCAGTGACTCCCTGCTGGCTCTCGCCGATATGGGAGCTGAAAATATGGCCAAAATCGAAGAAATCACGGATTATTGGCCCTATCATGAGCTCCAGAACTATGAATTGCTCAACACATCAGGAATAGATTATGCCCCTGTGGTCAGCGAAGATTTCTTGTATTTCACCAGTTCGCGACGTGCCAGCGGAATGTATCCCGCCACTGGCCAAGGCTATACCAAGCTCTTTCGGGCAAGGGCCAACGGAGTAAAAGTGGATGTCCAAAACGTGCAGCCACTTCCAGAATTCCAGAACGAAGAAAACCTCAACCAAGGGGCCATCACCATCAGCCCAGACGGCAACACCATCATCTACGCACGTGGCAATAGCCTAAGCAAAAAAGACCTTCCCGAGGTCAATTTGTTCATCAGCTATTTCAGGGGAGCGGGCTTTACTGACCCGATCTGGATGCCTGTAAATGAAGATGAAACCTACTGGAACTCCACACCTGCCTTCAGTATCGATGGCGAAGAACTTTATTTTGCCTCAAACAGGCCTGGAGGCTACGGGGGCATCGATCTCTATAAAGCCACCAAGCTGGCCAATGGGGATTTTGGCAATGCCAAAAACCTAGGTCCCGAGATCAACACACCGGGCAATGAGATGTTCCCACGTCCGATGGGGGAGCAACTTTATTTTGCTTCGGATGGGCATCCGGGATTTGGCAAGCTGGATCTTTTTGTGGCTGAGGCCAAAGATGGAAATACCAATATCACCAACCTTGGCAAGAACATCAATTCTATCAGTGATGACTTCGGTATTTTCTTTACCAATTTTCCCAAAGAGGGATTTCTCACCTCCAACCGAGAAGGAGGAGTAGGTGACGATGACATTTACTATTTCCAAGACAACACACCCAAGCCAAAAGTGGTCAATGTTTTCTTGAATGTAAACACCCTGCAAAAAACAGCACAAGGCGAAACAGTGCTTCCTAGTGCCAGAGTAGCCCTCTATGACAGCACCAAACAGACAGTAGGTGGAGACTTCTCCAATGAACAAGGCAGGCTAAGGTTTAAACTAGAGCCGAATGCGGATTTCACTTTGATCGCCTCCAAAAACGGGTATTTCACCAAAAGCATTCCCTACAGCACTGTCGGCAAAACTCCCGCTCAAGAAGACCTCATCCAAGATGTCACCAATGTCACCCTGGACACCACCATTGTGCTGGATAAGCTGGAACTGGAGAAAGCCATCGTATTGGAAAATATCTACTACGACTTGGACAAAGCCGACATCCGTCCAGACGCTGCTGTGGAGCTGGACAAACTGGTCAAAATACTTCAGGACAATCCTGAAATCAAAATCGAGCTCAGCTCTCATACAGACAGCCGTGCCAGTGACGAATACAACCGGGATCTTTCCCAACGCAGGGCGCAGTCTGCCGTAGACTATATCATTTCACAGGGCATTGCTGAAGACAGGCTAGTGGCCAAAGGCTATGGTGAAGACCAACCTGTCATCGAAAACGCCCAAACAGAAGAGGAGCACCAGCGCAACCGACGCACCGAATTTAAGGTCATCGAGATCGAGGAATAA
- a CDS encoding AIR synthase related protein, with amino-acid sequence MDERYMQRGVSASKEDVHNAISNLDKGLYPKAFCKIVEDTLGNDPNFCNVMHADGAGTKSSLAYLYWKETGDLSVWKGIAQDAIIMNTDDLLCVGAVNNILVSSTIGRNKNLIPGEVISAIINGTEEVLQMLRDNGVNAVLTGGETADVGDLVRTVIVDSTVTCRMRRDEVISNDNIKPGDVVVGLASYGQAKYENSYNGGMGSNGLTSARHDVFNKVLKTKYPESFDPSVPDDLIYTGKYNLTDPAPGTPVNMGKLVLSPTRTYAPIMVEALKYLRPQIHGLVHCSGGAQTKVLHFVDNVHVVKDNLFETPPLFKVIQEESGTDWKEMYKVFNMGHRMEVYLEEKYAEEIIDIAEFHGVDAQIIGRVEPYDGKKVTIKSEHGTFEY; translated from the coding sequence ATGGACGAAAGATACATGCAACGGGGCGTATCCGCCTCAAAGGAGGATGTGCATAACGCCATATCCAATTTGGATAAAGGACTGTACCCTAAGGCATTCTGCAAAATCGTAGAAGACACCCTCGGCAATGACCCCAATTTCTGCAATGTCATGCATGCTGATGGTGCCGGCACCAAATCTTCCCTGGCGTATCTTTATTGGAAAGAAACCGGTGACTTGAGCGTCTGGAAGGGCATTGCCCAAGATGCCATCATCATGAATACTGACGACCTGCTCTGTGTGGGTGCGGTCAATAATATCCTCGTCTCCTCCACCATCGGAAGGAACAAAAACCTGATCCCGGGAGAAGTGATTTCTGCCATCATCAACGGCACCGAAGAAGTCCTCCAAATGCTCCGTGACAATGGCGTAAATGCAGTCCTCACCGGTGGTGAAACAGCCGATGTGGGCGACTTGGTGAGGACAGTCATCGTGGACAGTACAGTCACCTGTCGCATGCGCAGGGATGAAGTCATCTCCAATGACAATATCAAACCAGGAGATGTCGTCGTCGGATTAGCATCCTATGGGCAGGCCAAATACGAAAACAGCTATAATGGAGGTATGGGCAGCAACGGCCTCACCTCAGCCCGTCATGATGTCTTCAATAAAGTCCTAAAGACCAAATACCCCGAGAGTTTTGATCCATCTGTACCGGATGATTTGATTTATACAGGAAAGTATAATCTGACCGATCCAGCACCTGGAACTCCCGTAAATATGGGCAAGCTGGTACTTTCCCCTACACGGACCTATGCCCCGATCATGGTAGAGGCCCTCAAATACCTCCGGCCACAAATCCACGGCCTGGTACACTGCAGCGGAGGAGCGCAGACCAAAGTACTCCACTTCGTGGACAACGTACATGTGGTGAAGGACAACCTCTTCGAAACACCGCCATTGTTCAAGGTCATCCAAGAAGAAAGTGGTACGGACTGGAAAGAAATGTACAAGGTCTTCAACATGGGGCACCGCATGGAAGTTTATTTGGAAGAAAAATATGCCGAAGAAATCATTGATATCGCGGAATTCCACGGTGTGGATGCACAGATCATTGGTCGCGTAGAGCCTTATGATGGCAAAAAAGTCACCATCAAAAGTGAACATGGTACATTTGAGTATTGA
- a CDS encoding type II toxin-antitoxin system RelE/ParE family toxin: MKVVFTKSASERLRKIHSYYKHRVNQRTANKIITQILKSAKSLHSNPGKGSIEEILEPLGQGHRKIIEGNYKIIYRVVTSAVVITDIFDIRRNPGKMKP; this comes from the coding sequence GTGAAAGTAGTATTTACAAAATCTGCCAGTGAAAGGCTAAGGAAAATCCATTCCTACTACAAACACAGGGTAAATCAAAGAACAGCCAATAAGATTATAACCCAAATATTAAAATCGGCAAAAAGTTTACATTCAAATCCGGGGAAAGGTTCGATCGAAGAAATATTGGAACCCTTAGGACAGGGACATAGAAAAATCATCGAAGGAAATTATAAAATAATTTATCGAGTAGTCACTTCAGCGGTAGTCATAACCGATATTTTTGATATAAGACGAAATCCAGGTAAGATGAAGCCTTAA
- a CDS encoding neutral/alkaline non-lysosomal ceramidase N-terminal domain-containing protein, translating into MMKKTIMILAWITGLLLLLAVALLTTVNWDEPKDQDYYESSLKAVQNLQPTESSGQAWMAGWAQVNVTPKEPVDLVGYKPRGAYEFVQDSSFVKALVVGSGNQQVAFLNYELLIVHPALAKAVETAISKANIPVDLVYFTGTHTHSGMGGYMPGIMGKVAFGGYDENVVSMLAEKSAQAIKKALSTQESVTVAYQKYSAPQFVGNRFIPDGPIDPFIRQLVFTKIDGTKGTFFTYTAHATCLNSKFMGLSGDYPYYLTQDMLNDYAFSMFAAGTVGSHQPLAPGRAPEDIKVYAQQLDSLMEQPAVFKDTVKGNTLRLGTLKPQLPEATYRIADNIRLRPWVFNGLFGDTNAHFDAVQIGNTLMISSSGEISGMFYKKWEALAKQKDLNLIITSFNGGYMGYIVPDQYYDRGYFEARDMNWFGPYSGSYYDMIITNLILAAE; encoded by the coding sequence ATGATGAAAAAAACAATTATGATACTGGCCTGGATAACAGGCCTTTTACTTTTATTGGCAGTGGCTCTGCTCACTACGGTAAACTGGGATGAGCCAAAGGATCAAGATTATTACGAAAGCTCATTAAAAGCTGTTCAAAACCTCCAACCAACCGAGTCATCTGGCCAAGCATGGATGGCCGGATGGGCACAGGTCAATGTAACCCCAAAAGAGCCTGTAGACCTGGTAGGCTATAAGCCTCGTGGTGCCTACGAATTTGTCCAAGACAGCAGCTTTGTCAAAGCATTGGTCGTAGGAAGCGGAAACCAGCAAGTAGCCTTCTTAAATTATGAGCTGCTGATTGTTCATCCTGCTTTGGCCAAGGCGGTGGAAACCGCAATCAGCAAAGCCAATATCCCTGTCGATTTGGTGTACTTTACAGGCACTCACACCCACAGTGGCATGGGAGGATATATGCCAGGAATTATGGGCAAGGTTGCCTTTGGGGGTTATGACGAAAACGTGGTCAGTATGTTGGCAGAAAAATCTGCCCAAGCGATAAAAAAAGCCCTGTCAACGCAGGAATCAGTTACGGTTGCTTACCAAAAATACAGCGCCCCGCAGTTTGTGGGTAATCGGTTTATCCCCGACGGCCCCATTGATCCATTTATCCGTCAGCTGGTCTTCACCAAAATAGATGGCACCAAAGGCACCTTCTTTACTTACACGGCCCACGCCACCTGCCTCAACAGCAAATTCATGGGGCTTTCTGGCGATTACCCCTATTACCTGACCCAAGACATGCTGAACGATTATGCGTTTTCGATGTTTGCAGCCGGGACAGTAGGTAGTCACCAGCCTTTGGCACCTGGAAGGGCTCCCGAGGACATCAAAGTCTATGCCCAGCAATTGGACAGTCTGATGGAACAGCCTGCGGTCTTCAAAGATACTGTCAAAGGCAACACCCTTCGGCTGGGCACACTGAAACCCCAGCTCCCAGAAGCTACCTATCGAATAGCGGACAATATCCGCCTCCGCCCATGGGTATTCAATGGCCTCTTCGGGGATACCAATGCGCACTTTGATGCAGTGCAGATAGGAAACACCTTGATGATATCCTCAAGTGGAGAAATCTCCGGAATGTTTTATAAAAAATGGGAAGCGCTCGCCAAACAAAAAGACCTAAACCTTATCATCACGTCCTTTAACGGCGGCTACATGGGCTATATCGTCCCCGATCAATACTATGATCGCGGCTATTTTGAGGCCAGGGATATGAATTGGTTTGGACCGTATAGTGGCTCATATTATGACATGATCATCACGAACCTTATTCTTGCTGCGGAATGA
- a CDS encoding class I SAM-dependent methyltransferase yields MKKNLYDKVAFFYDRLAMAVLGKAHRESKYAFLDMVETGEQVLYIGGGTGDNLPMLANRVGHQGKIFFVEASQKMMQKAKNQLTPNQVDRVVFLHQTDFSRLPTQHFDWVITQYLLDILSDEEIDGLFLAINQRTKSSAHWILVDFFDQSSMQWLQWLMIHFFRLITDNPRNDLPAYYQFFKKHGWTLREEEKYKGGWIKAVCFRKS; encoded by the coding sequence ATGAAAAAGAACCTGTACGACAAGGTGGCGTTTTTTTATGACCGACTGGCGATGGCTGTACTGGGAAAAGCCCACAGGGAAAGTAAATATGCGTTTTTGGACATGGTGGAGACGGGGGAGCAGGTACTGTACATTGGAGGTGGTACTGGTGATAATCTCCCGATGCTGGCCAATAGGGTCGGCCACCAAGGGAAAATCTTTTTTGTGGAAGCTTCCCAAAAAATGATGCAGAAGGCCAAAAACCAGCTGACACCAAATCAAGTGGATCGTGTGGTCTTTTTGCATCAAACAGATTTTAGTCGGTTACCGACCCAACATTTTGATTGGGTGATCACCCAATACCTGCTGGACATCCTGTCTGATGAGGAGATTGATGGCTTGTTTTTGGCGATCAACCAGCGGACGAAGTCGTCAGCCCATTGGATTTTGGTAGATTTCTTTGACCAATCCTCTATGCAGTGGCTTCAATGGCTGATGATCCATTTTTTTAGGTTAATTACTGATAATCCTCGGAATGATCTGCCAGCGTATTATCAGTTTTTTAAAAAACATGGTTGGACACTTCGAGAGGAAGAAAAGTATAAAGGTGGCTGGATAAAGGCCGTTTGTTTTAGGAAAAGTTAG
- a CDS encoding acyl-CoA dehydrogenase family protein, whose product MKNLLQSFSSIKSLIKNIDFAKLNQLSQKVDLNEMVGIVSQMSESDLAKMMKMMKGGGKKRELPPVNGDFYELEKTLAPHEQEIVAKVRDFMEKEVRPIANEYWNKGHFPMHIIPKMAELGIAGLTYKGYGCPGHSALLEGFLAMEMARVDTSISTFFGVQSGLAMGSIYVCGSEEQKQEWLPKMQKMDVIGAFGLTEPKVGSGVAGGLTTTCKREGDEWVINGQKKWIGNATFSDITVIWARDLDDQQVKGFIVRKDNPGFHPEKIENKMALRTVQNALITMKDCRVPESDRLQNANSFKDTSEILRLTRAGVAWQAVGCGRGAYEAALRYTNERKQFGRPIAGFQLVQDLLVTMLGDLTAMQTMVYRLSKMQDAGELKDEHASLAKVFCTLRMRTIVDHSRELFGGNGILLEYDIARFVADAEAIYSYEGTKEINSLIVGRAITGHSAFV is encoded by the coding sequence ATGAAAAATTTACTCCAGTCCTTTTCGAGCATCAAGTCACTGATCAAGAACATAGATTTTGCCAAGCTCAACCAGCTTTCCCAGAAGGTAGACCTTAATGAAATGGTAGGTATCGTTTCGCAAATGAGCGAGTCGGACCTTGCCAAGATGATGAAAATGATGAAAGGTGGTGGCAAAAAAAGGGAGCTTCCGCCGGTAAATGGAGATTTTTATGAATTGGAAAAAACCTTGGCACCCCACGAGCAAGAGATCGTGGCCAAGGTCCGTGACTTTATGGAAAAAGAGGTTCGGCCGATCGCCAATGAATACTGGAACAAGGGCCATTTCCCCATGCACATCATCCCTAAGATGGCCGAACTGGGCATTGCAGGATTAACGTATAAGGGCTACGGCTGTCCGGGGCATTCCGCTTTACTTGAAGGGTTCCTTGCCATGGAGATGGCACGAGTGGACACCTCCATCTCCACCTTCTTTGGCGTACAATCCGGCCTGGCCATGGGTTCTATCTACGTCTGTGGCTCAGAAGAGCAAAAGCAGGAATGGCTCCCAAAAATGCAAAAAATGGACGTTATCGGTGCCTTTGGATTGACGGAGCCAAAAGTAGGCTCAGGAGTGGCCGGTGGCTTGACCACCACCTGCAAGCGAGAAGGGGACGAATGGGTCATCAATGGCCAGAAAAAATGGATCGGCAATGCCACCTTCTCGGATATCACCGTCATCTGGGCCAGGGACTTGGACGATCAACAGGTCAAGGGCTTCATTGTCCGAAAGGACAACCCGGGTTTTCACCCAGAGAAAATCGAAAATAAAATGGCGCTGAGAACAGTCCAAAATGCCCTCATCACCATGAAAGACTGCCGCGTTCCGGAAAGTGACCGTCTCCAAAACGCCAATTCCTTCAAAGACACTTCCGAAATTCTCCGCCTTACCAGAGCGGGTGTCGCATGGCAAGCCGTGGGCTGTGGACGAGGGGCTTACGAGGCAGCTCTTCGCTATACCAACGAACGAAAGCAGTTTGGAAGGCCCATTGCCGGGTTTCAGCTGGTGCAGGACTTACTGGTAACCATGCTGGGGGACCTTACCGCCATGCAGACCATGGTCTACCGCCTATCCAAAATGCAGGACGCCGGAGAGCTCAAAGACGAACATGCCTCACTGGCAAAGGTGTTCTGCACCCTTCGCATGCGAACTATCGTGGACCACTCCCGTGAGCTGTTTGGCGGCAATGGCATCCTCTTGGAATACGACATCGCCCGCTTTGTAGCTGATGCTGAAGCCATCTATTCCTACGAAGGCACCAAAGAGATCAATTCCCTCATCGTAGGCCGTGCGATTACAGGGCACAGTGCATTTGTATAG
- a CDS encoding GDSL-type esterase/lipase family protein: protein MKKILLSSLLLFSMLISASAQSPVKVACVGNSITQGPGRDHPDSWPLLMQNVLGDEYLVKNFGVSGRTLLKNGDHPYWDEPQFQEVLDFGADILVIKLGTNDSKPQNWKHKEEFVQDYIDMITIFRETMPDDGEVYVCIPVPVFKDNFGITESVMVDEMRPMLKEIAKATNSKMINLYKPLKKHGDLFADGVHPNKEGNQLMAEAVAKKIK from the coding sequence ATGAAAAAAATCCTTCTTAGCTCCCTATTGCTTTTCAGTATGTTGATCAGTGCCTCGGCCCAATCCCCGGTTAAGGTCGCCTGTGTCGGCAATAGCATCACGCAAGGCCCCGGTAGGGACCACCCCGATAGCTGGCCGCTGCTGATGCAAAATGTGCTGGGAGATGAATACCTCGTGAAAAATTTTGGTGTGAGTGGCAGAACACTCCTTAAAAACGGTGATCACCCCTACTGGGACGAACCGCAGTTTCAAGAAGTCCTTGATTTTGGTGCTGACATCTTGGTCATCAAACTGGGCACCAACGATTCCAAGCCCCAAAACTGGAAGCACAAAGAGGAGTTTGTCCAGGATTATATTGATATGATCACTATTTTCAGGGAAACCATGCCGGATGATGGTGAAGTGTATGTCTGCATTCCTGTGCCGGTATTCAAAGATAATTTTGGCATTACCGAAAGTGTGATGGTAGATGAAATGCGCCCCATGCTAAAGGAAATCGCCAAAGCTACCAACTCCAAAATGATCAACCTCTACAAACCGCTCAAAAAACACGGTGACCTCTTTGCCGACGGCGTCCACCCCAACAAAGAAGGCAACCAGCTGATGGCCGAAGCTGTCGCCAAAAAGATCAAGTAA
- a CDS encoding NAD(P)H-dependent oxidoreductase has protein sequence MKKILIINGHPDRESYSFGLSEAYKIGAEKSGADVKEIHIRDLDFNPILQFGYRKRTELEPDLLDAQEKLKWAEHLVWVYPVWWGSVPAMMKGFLDRVLLPGFAFEKRKGSLLWDKCLTGKTARIICTVDQPPWYYRLINGSPSHIAMKRGTLKFIGVKKVRITCIGPIRLSKDKFRERWLGKVEKLGQKNM, from the coding sequence ATGAAAAAAATACTGATCATCAACGGACATCCTGACAGGGAGAGTTACAGTTTTGGATTGTCAGAGGCCTATAAGATAGGTGCTGAAAAATCAGGTGCCGACGTAAAGGAAATCCACATCAGGGATTTGGATTTCAATCCCATCTTGCAATTTGGATATCGAAAGCGGACGGAACTTGAACCAGACTTATTGGATGCGCAGGAGAAGTTGAAATGGGCCGAACACTTGGTTTGGGTGTATCCTGTATGGTGGGGATCTGTGCCTGCTATGATGAAAGGGTTCTTGGACCGTGTCCTGTTGCCGGGTTTTGCCTTTGAGAAAAGAAAGGGTTCCTTACTGTGGGACAAGTGCCTTACGGGCAAAACAGCAAGAATCATTTGTACAGTGGACCAACCACCTTGGTATTACCGGTTGATCAACGGAAGTCCCAGCCATATTGCCATGAAACGGGGGACATTGAAGTTCATAGGAGTGAAGAAGGTAAGGATCACCTGCATTGGCCCCATAAGACTTTCAAAGGATAAGTTTAGAGAAAGATGGTTGGGTAAGGTTGAAAAACTGGGGCAAAAGAATATGTAA